A single Bacillota bacterium DNA region contains:
- a CDS encoding molybdopterin molybdotransferase MoeA has product MKELFTVLPVHEARAKMAAHLPAELRRTERCPLLNCLGRRLAQGVVAGEDVPGFPRSTVDGYAVRAQDTFGASESSPAYLLVKGEVKVGFPPGLTVGVGEAVQVATGATLPPGADAVVMVEHTEQAGEEGIEVVRPVGVGENVILPDEDIKAGTEIFSENHLLRPQDLGFLAAVGELELQVYIPLRVGIVSTGDELVPPGEKPAPGQVRDVNSYSLFGQVLSCGGAPVLYGLVRDDLRLLKETLARAHREVDLVLISGGSSVGTRDLTVQALEELGEPGLVFHGLAARPGKPTLGAVGGGKPVFGLPGHPAAALIAFDLLVAPLLKFGSYRKIRPGPPPVPALVSRSLASAPGREDFVRVRLRREGDRLWADPLLGKSGLLAPMVQGDGFFRIPLEREGVAAGTPVDVYLYGTDYVL; this is encoded by the coding sequence ATGAAGGAACTTTTCACGGTGCTCCCGGTTCACGAGGCAAGGGCAAAGATGGCCGCACATCTTCCTGCGGAGCTGCGCCGGACTGAGCGGTGCCCTCTTCTGAACTGCCTGGGAAGGCGCCTGGCACAGGGTGTGGTGGCAGGGGAAGATGTGCCCGGATTCCCCCGGTCTACAGTGGACGGCTACGCGGTCCGGGCTCAGGATACCTTTGGCGCCTCCGAGAGCTCCCCGGCCTACTTGCTTGTAAAAGGCGAAGTGAAAGTGGGATTTCCCCCCGGCCTGACGGTGGGGGTTGGAGAGGCCGTGCAGGTAGCCACCGGGGCGACGCTCCCTCCGGGTGCTGATGCCGTTGTCATGGTCGAGCATACCGAGCAGGCAGGGGAGGAGGGGATTGAAGTTGTCAGGCCGGTGGGGGTGGGCGAAAACGTAATTCTGCCGGATGAAGACATCAAGGCAGGCACCGAAATCTTTTCCGAAAACCACCTGCTCCGCCCCCAGGATTTAGGGTTCCTTGCGGCGGTTGGAGAACTGGAGCTACAGGTCTACATACCCTTGCGCGTCGGGATTGTTTCCACCGGGGACGAACTGGTTCCCCCCGGGGAGAAGCCTGCTCCCGGCCAGGTGCGGGACGTAAATTCTTATTCCCTGTTCGGGCAGGTTCTCTCATGCGGGGGAGCTCCGGTGCTTTACGGGCTGGTGAGAGACGATCTCCGCCTGCTTAAGGAGACCCTGGCCAGGGCCCACCGGGAGGTGGACCTGGTTCTCATTTCCGGAGGAAGCTCGGTGGGCACCCGCGATTTGACGGTGCAGGCCCTTGAGGAGCTGGGGGAGCCCGGCCTGGTTTTTCACGGCCTGGCGGCCCGGCCCGGGAAGCCGACCCTGGGAGCGGTTGGGGGCGGAAAGCCGGTTTTTGGACTGCCGGGGCATCCCGCGGCCGCCCTGATTGCCTTTGATCTGCTGGTGGCTCCCCTGTTGAAGTTCGGGTCTTATCGAAAAATCAGGCCGGGTCCGCCGCCTGTCCCGGCTTTGGTTTCCCGCAGTCTCGCCTCGGCCCCGGGGCGGGAGGATTTCGTCCGGGTCAGGCTGCGGCGAGAAGGGGACAGGTTATGGGCAGACCCGCTTCTGGGCAAGTCCGGTTTGCTTGCTCCGATGGTCCAGGGGGACGGATTTTTCAGGATTCCCCTCGAAAGAGAAGGGGTTGCCGCCGGAACCCCGGTGGATGTTTATCTCTACGGAACAGATTACGTCCTGTGA
- the larE gene encoding ATP-dependent sacrificial sulfur transferase LarE, with protein sequence MGRLDDLRRLVRELESALVAFSGGVDSTFLLWVARQELGDRVCAVTASSPVDPEREVEEARQLARKLGVEHFVIHFDPLLLPEYRANPPERCYYCKKLLYTKFWELAREKGLAWVIDGGNRDDEGDYRPGRRAGRELRVRSPLQEAGLSKEEIRLLSREAGLPTWDKPAAACLASRIPYGEEITREKLQRIERAEEFLHALGCRLVRVRSHGRLARIEGGAEEAPLIFRHRQEVSGFLKELGFLYVTLDLAGYRTGSMNEELPGAKKGALKQDFSV encoded by the coding sequence TTGGGCAGGCTTGATGACTTGAGGAGGCTGGTTCGGGAGCTGGAGAGTGCACTTGTGGCCTTTTCCGGGGGGGTGGACAGCACCTTTCTCCTCTGGGTGGCCCGGCAGGAGCTGGGGGACCGGGTTTGCGCGGTGACCGCCTCCTCTCCGGTGGATCCCGAGCGGGAGGTCGAGGAGGCGCGCCAGCTTGCCCGCAAGCTGGGAGTAGAGCACTTTGTCATTCATTTCGATCCCCTCCTGCTGCCGGAGTACCGGGCAAACCCTCCCGAGCGCTGCTATTACTGCAAGAAGCTCCTTTACACAAAGTTTTGGGAGCTGGCGCGGGAGAAGGGTTTGGCCTGGGTGATCGACGGCGGGAACCGGGATGATGAAGGGGACTACAGGCCGGGCAGGCGCGCCGGTCGTGAACTGAGGGTGCGCAGCCCGCTCCAGGAGGCAGGGCTTTCGAAGGAGGAGATTCGCCTTCTTTCCCGCGAGGCAGGGCTCCCCACGTGGGATAAGCCCGCTGCCGCCTGCCTGGCCAGCCGCATTCCTTACGGGGAGGAAATCACGCGGGAGAAGCTGCAGAGGATCGAACGGGCCGAAGAATTTCTTCATGCTCTCGGCTGCCGCCTGGTAAGGGTGCGGTCCCACGGGAGGCTTGCCCGGATCGAGGGCGGGGCCGAGGAGGCCCCCCTCATTTTCCGGCACCGGCAGGAGGTGTCCGGGTTTCTGAAGGAACTCGGCTTTCTCTATGTCACCCTTGACCTGGCAGGGTACCGCACGGGGAGCATGAACGAGGAGCTGCCGGGCGCAAAAAAGGGGGCGTTGAAGCAGGATTTTTCTGTTTGA
- a CDS encoding molybdopterin biosynthesis protein — MGKAGQRYLENIPRQEALERFLTALAGLGALNPGRPERIPVAQARGRVTAEPVFALISSPHYHAAAMDGIAVLAGDTFGACETNPVRLRLGEKAFLVDTGDPLPEGTNAVIMIEDLHFPEEGTVEIIAPAVPWQHVRVAGEDFVETEMILPACQQIRPYDIGGLLTAGVAEVEVYPKPRVALIPTGTELVAPGARPEPGAVIESNSRVLGGLVEEWGGEPVYGPRTPDDYELLKKVILEFLGKADMVAVIAGSSAGREDYTASLIRELGEVYVHGVAIRPGKPVVLGSIQGKPAIGVPGYPVSAALAFEIFARPVVYQKLGLPVPERPRVKARVGRKFVSPLGAEEFVRVKLGRVRDELVVLTLPRGAGAVTSLVQADGILRIPRLSEGYAAGAEVEVELLRPQHEIARTIVAVGSHDLVLDLLADLIRKKRPGFRLVSSHVGSLGGLTALARGEAHLAGVHLLDKETGEYNLPYVKRILGGEPAYLVNLAYRIQGMIVQRGNPLGIRELADLTRSGIRFVNRQRGSGTRLLFDHLLRRQGISPDRVSGYEREEYTHMSVAAAVASGSADVGLGIRAAAGALGLDFIPVGEERYDLCIPAAFWEEEEIRLLREVLADPGFRRAAGKLAGYDFRDCGKIMART, encoded by the coding sequence ATGGGTAAAGCAGGACAGCGCTATCTGGAAAACATTCCCCGCCAGGAGGCCCTGGAACGCTTCCTGACGGCCCTCGCCGGCCTGGGGGCGCTGAACCCGGGACGGCCGGAGCGAATTCCTGTCGCTCAGGCAAGGGGACGGGTGACGGCGGAGCCGGTCTTTGCTTTGATTTCCTCGCCTCACTACCACGCTGCTGCAATGGACGGGATTGCCGTCCTTGCCGGGGATACCTTCGGAGCTTGCGAGACAAACCCGGTCCGGCTCCGGCTTGGGGAAAAGGCGTTTCTGGTCGACACCGGGGACCCCCTTCCGGAAGGGACGAATGCGGTGATCATGATCGAAGACCTCCATTTTCCGGAAGAAGGCACTGTAGAAATCATTGCCCCCGCCGTTCCCTGGCAGCACGTGCGGGTCGCGGGGGAGGATTTTGTGGAAACGGAAATGATTCTGCCTGCCTGCCAGCAGATTCGCCCCTACGACATCGGGGGTTTGCTGACCGCCGGAGTCGCCGAGGTCGAGGTTTATCCCAAACCCCGCGTGGCGCTGATCCCGACGGGAACGGAACTGGTTGCACCCGGAGCAAGACCGGAGCCGGGAGCAGTGATTGAGTCCAACAGCCGGGTGCTGGGAGGGCTGGTGGAGGAATGGGGCGGGGAGCCGGTCTACGGCCCCCGGACGCCCGATGACTACGAGCTTTTAAAGAAGGTAATCCTTGAATTTCTGGGAAAGGCGGATATGGTTGCGGTGATCGCCGGTTCTTCGGCGGGGAGGGAAGATTACACCGCCTCCCTGATCCGGGAACTCGGGGAGGTTTATGTGCACGGTGTTGCCATCAGACCCGGAAAGCCTGTGGTCCTGGGCTCGATTCAGGGGAAGCCTGCCATCGGCGTCCCCGGTTACCCCGTTTCAGCAGCTCTCGCCTTTGAAATCTTTGCGCGCCCGGTTGTCTATCAAAAGCTGGGGCTGCCCGTTCCGGAAAGGCCGCGGGTCAAGGCGAGGGTGGGCCGGAAGTTCGTTTCCCCTTTGGGTGCCGAGGAGTTCGTGAGGGTGAAGCTCGGGCGCGTCAGGGATGAACTGGTGGTTTTAACCCTCCCCCGGGGCGCGGGAGCCGTGACTTCCCTTGTGCAGGCTGACGGGATTCTGCGGATCCCCCGCCTCTCGGAGGGATATGCCGCCGGGGCCGAGGTGGAGGTGGAGCTTCTCCGGCCCCAGCACGAGATAGCCCGCACCATTGTTGCGGTGGGAAGCCACGACCTGGTTCTGGATCTCCTGGCGGACCTGATCCGGAAAAAGCGCCCGGGGTTCCGCCTGGTTTCTTCTCATGTGGGGAGCCTGGGAGGCCTGACTGCACTGGCGCGGGGTGAGGCCCACCTTGCCGGGGTCCACCTGCTGGATAAGGAAACCGGTGAGTACAATCTTCCCTATGTGAAGCGGATCCTGGGCGGCGAGCCGGCGTACCTGGTTAACCTGGCTTACCGCATTCAGGGGATGATTGTGCAGCGGGGGAACCCGTTGGGGATCAGGGAGCTGGCGGACCTCACCCGGTCCGGCATCCGTTTCGTCAATCGCCAGCGGGGTTCGGGGACGCGGCTCCTCTTTGACCACCTGCTGCGCCGGCAGGGGATTTCCCCGGACCGGGTCTCGGGCTACGAACGGGAGGAGTACACCCACATGAGTGTTGCGGCAGCCGTCGCCTCCGGGAGCGCAGATGTCGGCCTGGGGATCCGGGCTGCGGCCGGGGCGCTCGGATTGGATTTCATTCCTGTGGGAGAAGAGCGCTACGACCTCTGCATTCCTGCGGCCTTCTGGGAAGAGGAGGAGATCCGCCTTCTCAGGGAGGTTCTCGCAGATCCCGGCTTCCGCCGGGCGGCCGGGAAGCTTGCGGGGTACGACTTCAGGGACTGCGGGAAAATTATGGCCAGAACGTAA